Genomic window (Candidatus Zixiibacteriota bacterium):
GGCGCGTTCGGCCCAGCCGATGGCACAACGCGGCGGGGTGTATCCCGGCGGCAAAGAGTGCCTCGTCTGCATAGATGTTCCCCAACCCCGCCATCACATGTTGATCGAGAAGAAGCGCCTTGATCGAGCGCCGTGAACGCGCCGCGATGCCGTGGAGCTCCTCGTCGCCGATGTCGGTCGCCTCCGGTCCCAGTCTCGACAGACCTTGGTGCTGCAACAGTCCTCCCGGGGGACAGTAGTCGGCACGGGCAAACTGCCGGGTGTCAACCAGCACCAGTTGCCGTGATCTCCGTGAACCGGGGCCACGCAGCGTCAGGATCAGCCGGTCGTGCGGGCCACGACCGATCCGGTTCGAACGCAATCGCAGATGCCCGGTCATACGCAGGTGAATGACCAGGTGGCATCCGCCGGTCATTCGGATGATGATGTACTTGCCGCGACGCGAGACCGCTGCGATTGTCCGCGCGACGATCTGTCGTCGCCAGCCGGGACGATTGCCGAGCGCGACACGACGGGAGGCATGGACAATCCCTTCGATCCGCGCTCCGGTGGCCGCCGCGCGCAAGGCCCGGACGACGGTTTCGACTTCGGGGAGTTCCGGCATCGGGAGATTCAAGGGTGGGTGCTCTTCGCCCACCAAAAACATCACGCCAACCGTCGCCCGTCGACGGGATCAAAGAACAACATGCGCCCGCGCGCTATGTCGAGTCGAACCGGTGTGTCGATGGGAATAACGGCCTCCCGGCTGCCGGTCGCCGTCAGCGTGAAGCGACCATCGCCTACGCTGTAGTGCGTCCGGTCACCGAGGAACTCGTGCGCGAGAACCCGCCATGGCGATTCGGGGGCCACGCTGACGAGTCGAACGTGCTCGGGACGGATGCCCACTTCCACATGGCGCGAATCACTCGATCCGAGCTTCGCCGTCAACTCCGGGGGAACAGCCGATCCCAGCGGAGCAAACACCAACGCGTCGCCCTCGGACTGCAGTCCACCGGCCAGCAGGTTGATCGTCGGACGTCCCAGGAATGCAGCGACAAAGCGATTCGGAGGATCATCATAGAGCTGCGTCGGCGTGCCGCACCCCATCGTGATCCCGCCATTCAGGACAAGGACCCGATCCCCCATGGTCAGCGCCTCGGTCTGATCATGCGTGACGTACAGCGCGGTCCGGCCCAGCGCCTTCTGTCGGGCGACGATCTCTTGTCGCATCTCGGCGCGCAGAGGCGCATCGAGATTCGAGAGCGGCTCATCAAAAAGAAGGATGCGTGGATCGGCGGCGATGGCGCGTCCCAGGGCGATGCGTTGCCGCTGGCCGCCCGAGAGCGCCCTAGGACGCTTGGCCAGTTGATCGGTCAGGCGCAGCGACGCGGCGATCTCGCGCACCCGGCGCGCAATCTCCGACCTTCCCACGCGGCGAATTCTCAGGGGAAACGCCAGATTGTCGAACACGCTCCAATGGGGATACAATGCGTAAGACTGAAACACCATGGCGCACCCACGGGCCCTGGGCGGTCGCCCCGCCACATCCTCGCCGTCAATGAGAATGCTCCCCGAATCCGGGATCTCCAGCCCGGCGATCAGACGCAGAATCGTCGATTTCCCGCATCCCGAGGGTCCGACAATCACCAGAAACTCCCCCTCGGCAGCCCGGAAACTGACCGCGAGCAGCGCCGCGACGCCGTCGAATGATTTGTCTACTGAGATGAACTCCACGGCCGCCATGACATGATCCCGATCGGTGACACCGACCGCCGCCAAGGTCGCCCGAAAAGCGGCGAGGGTCAAGGCGCGGCCCCGTCGGCGCGAAAAATCGCAATAGTCTTTGATTTCTCCCCCGTCGACTGACGATTTTGAGGACTTGCCGGGGTCGGATGCCCGGGCAGATGGAGCGACGAACTGATGCAAACCGTGAAGAAGCGCGCCCCGGTGGGAACACCGGTCGATCCCGATATCTTCAAGAGTTACGACATAAGGGGCATCACGCCCGAACAGATCAACGCCGATGTCGCCTACCGCGTCGGCCGGGCCTTCGCGCACGAGGTGCCGGGGTCGGCCGTGGCCGTCGGACGCGACATGCGGCTGTCATCCGATGAACTGACGTCGGCCCTGTGT
Coding sequences:
- a CDS encoding ABC transporter ATP-binding protein, which encodes MTLAAFRATLAAVGVTDRDHVMAAVEFISVDKSFDGVAALLAVSFRAAEGEFLVIVGPSGCGKSTILRLIAGLEIPDSGSILIDGEDVAGRPPRARGCAMVFQSYALYPHWSVFDNLAFPLRIRRVGRSEIARRVREIAASLRLTDQLAKRPRALSGGQRQRIALGRAIAADPRILLFDEPLSNLDAPLRAEMRQEIVARQKALGRTALYVTHDQTEALTMGDRVLVLNGGITMGCGTPTQLYDDPPNRFVAAFLGRPTINLLAGGLQSEGDALVFAPLGSAVPPELTAKLGSSDSRHVEVGIRPEHVRLVSVAPESPWRVLAHEFLGDRTHYSVGDGRFTLTATGSREAVIPIDTPVRLDIARGRMLFFDPVDGRRLA
- the mutM gene encoding bifunctional DNA-formamidopyrimidine glycosylase/DNA-(apurinic or apyrimidinic site) lyase, whose amino-acid sequence is MGEEHPPLNLPMPELPEVETVVRALRAAATGARIEGIVHASRRVALGNRPGWRRQIVARTIAAVSRRGKYIIIRMTGGCHLVIHLRMTGHLRLRSNRIGRGPHDRLILTLRGPGSRRSRQLVLVDTRQFARADYCPPGGLLQHQGLSRLGPEATDIGDEELHGIAARSRRSIKALLLDQHVMAGLGNIYADEALFAAGIHPAALCHRLGRTRLIRLRTEMERILAAAIAACGTTFDTFSDLTGQAGGFAPKLMVYGRTGEPCRVCGHSIKRMVIVGRGTHYCPGCQRR